The following proteins are co-located in the Flammeovirga kamogawensis genome:
- a CDS encoding glutamine--tRNA ligase/YqeY domain fusion protein — protein sequence MEEKNIEKRMDFIREKITEEVKSDKNGGELLFRFPPEPNGYLHIGHAKSICLNFGLSQEFENAGTNLRFDDTNPTKEDQEYVDAIKADIEWLGFNWVGEPKFTSDYFDQLYAWAIQLIKEGKAYVDDQDANTIASQKGTPTTPGTNSPFRERSVEENLELFEGMKEGKFDEGSRVLRAKIDMANANMHLRDPFLYRIIKKAHHRTGTTWNIYPMYDWAHGQSDYIEGITNSLCTTEFEVHRPLYNWFLDQIADKDKVRPEQTEFSRLNLNYTVMSKRKLLQLVEEGVVNGWDDPRMPTISGLRRRGYTPASIRNFAETVGITKRDNVIDVSLLEFAVRQDLNKTAPRVMAVLDPIKLVIDNYEEGAEEWLEAENNPEDENSGTRKVPFSKVLYIERDDFKEEANRKFFRLTLGKEVRLKNAYIIKGESCVKDEEGNVTEIHCTYDPLSRSGSGTEESKRKVKGTLHWVSAAHAVDAKVNLYDRLFSDEAPDADKDKDFKEFLNPNSLEVIEGCKVEPSLKDNKAGDNFQFQRLGYFILDKESTPENMIFNKTVGLKDSWAKKK from the coding sequence ATGGAAGAAAAAAATATAGAAAAAAGAATGGACTTTATTCGTGAGAAAATCACAGAAGAAGTAAAGTCTGATAAAAATGGAGGCGAACTTTTATTCCGTTTTCCACCAGAACCAAATGGTTACTTGCATATCGGTCATGCAAAATCTATTTGCTTAAACTTTGGGTTATCTCAAGAATTTGAAAACGCAGGTACTAACCTTCGTTTTGATGATACTAACCCTACAAAAGAAGATCAAGAATATGTAGATGCCATTAAGGCAGATATAGAATGGTTAGGATTTAATTGGGTTGGTGAACCTAAATTTACATCCGATTATTTTGATCAATTGTATGCATGGGCTATTCAACTTATTAAAGAAGGTAAAGCTTATGTAGATGATCAAGATGCAAATACCATTGCTTCTCAAAAAGGAACTCCAACTACTCCTGGTACTAACTCTCCATTTAGAGAACGTTCTGTAGAGGAGAATTTAGAGTTGTTTGAAGGGATGAAAGAGGGCAAATTTGATGAAGGTTCTCGTGTATTAAGAGCCAAAATTGATATGGCTAACGCAAACATGCACCTTCGTGATCCTTTCTTATATAGAATTATTAAAAAGGCTCACCATAGAACTGGTACTACTTGGAATATTTATCCAATGTACGACTGGGCACACGGGCAATCAGATTACATAGAAGGAATTACAAACTCTTTATGTACAACTGAATTTGAAGTACACAGGCCTTTGTACAATTGGTTCTTAGATCAAATTGCAGATAAAGATAAGGTTCGTCCTGAACAAACTGAATTCTCTCGCTTAAATCTTAACTATACTGTTATGTCTAAGCGTAAACTTTTACAGTTAGTAGAAGAAGGTGTTGTAAATGGATGGGATGACCCACGTATGCCTACAATTTCTGGCTTAAGAAGAAGAGGATATACTCCTGCTTCTATCAGAAACTTTGCAGAAACAGTTGGTATTACTAAACGTGATAACGTAATCGACGTATCTTTATTAGAATTTGCTGTTCGTCAAGATCTAAATAAAACTGCTCCTCGTGTAATGGCAGTTTTAGATCCTATCAAATTAGTAATTGATAATTACGAAGAAGGTGCAGAAGAATGGTTAGAAGCTGAAAATAATCCTGAGGATGAAAATTCTGGTACTCGTAAAGTACCTTTCTCTAAAGTTTTATATATCGAAAGAGATGACTTTAAAGAAGAAGCAAACCGTAAATTCTTCCGTTTAACACTTGGTAAAGAAGTTCGTTTAAAGAACGCCTATATTATTAAGGGTGAAAGCTGTGTGAAAGATGAAGAGGGGAATGTTACAGAAATTCACTGTACTTATGATCCACTTTCTCGTTCGGGTAGCGGTACAGAAGAGTCTAAACGAAAAGTAAAAGGTACATTACACTGGGTTTCTGCAGCTCATGCTGTAGATGCTAAAGTAAACCTTTATGATCGCTTGTTCTCTGATGAAGCACCAGATGCTGATAAAGACAAAGATTTTAAAGAGTTCTTAAATCCTAACTCTTTAGAAGTAATTGAAGGTTGCAAAGTTGAACCATCTTTAAAAGACAATAAGGCTGGAGATAACTTCCAATTCCAACGTTTAGGTTACTTTATCTTAGATAAGGAATCTACTCCTGAAAATATGATTTTCAATAAAACTGTTGGATTGAAAGATTCTTGGGCGAAGAAGAAATAA
- a CDS encoding glycosyl hydrolase family 18 protein: MKIVQLLPLLLCVCLLFVNNTQASKYISTSFATSACDGIPEWNSTTTYNVNGTKVTYNGVLYRNKWWTKGENPETQWGPWEALGECDNNLAPTVSFTAPENNASYVLEETTSITISIVATDDDGTIANTVIDIDGNSFASTTANWTPTKAGDFTITATATDDKGATSTTSRSITITSNEPVPPTVQITSPANNEVIQQTSLQLVNITTSSADADGTIESILIEVDGKSFTTNSANWTPSAFGTFEITVTVMDNDGLTSTTTSSVTIEEKVDSGCSSPEYGPYPNVYNTNDVVVFNGDLFEAQVDNLYNVIPGEADHFWRALGPCVDTNTAPSISTVNTTVIGLIPQTLTATIIDAEGDNITATFSVDGNTLTAEGVSDIYTTSWTPSTYGTYTVSIQAVDDKGKSNSSDYLLTIEEPTGPQNPVITSITPANGTTIKQASLSAVEIVVNASDIDGTIVSTLIEVGGMSYSSNTANWTPSSFGNYTITTTVTDNEGLTTTATSSISIIENLAFTDKVLVGYWHNWNLSSCPYIRLKDVDDRYNVICIAFAEPKIRDVDNTMIFDPVDIYNFQNEPTDRSRQEFKEDVALLQSQGKKVILSLGGANGVVHLDNDEEQQKFVNSMISLCDTYGFDGVDIDLEGSSLTLNAGDTDFTNPTTPRILNFIQGMQEIKAHFGPSFLLTSAPETAYVQGGQTAYGGAWGGYLPILHTLREQLDYVHVQLYNTGSLGALDGKAYTQGTADFIVAMTEMLLQGFETKSTAGFFPAFREDQVALGLPANKPAAPAGGYTTPTEVQKALNYLVNGVPFGGAYTLINSNGYPDLRGMMTWSINWDKTTAYEYAESYDTFFNGSNARLIDTDLEEELKGEIGQLYPNPFENSFNISISLKVDEDIDAFIYNTNGTLIGKHHSTALINGTQKFTVPTQQLTSGIYLIKVHTNSEQKVFRVIKK, from the coding sequence ATGAAAATTGTACAACTACTACCTTTATTACTGTGCGTATGTTTACTTTTTGTAAACAACACACAAGCTTCGAAGTACATTTCTACTTCATTTGCTACTTCCGCTTGTGACGGCATTCCTGAATGGAACTCCACAACTACCTACAACGTAAACGGCACTAAAGTAACCTATAACGGTGTACTTTACCGTAATAAATGGTGGACAAAAGGAGAAAACCCTGAGACACAATGGGGACCTTGGGAAGCCCTAGGAGAATGTGATAACAACTTAGCTCCAACAGTTTCTTTTACTGCTCCAGAAAACAATGCAAGTTATGTCTTGGAAGAAACAACATCAATTACAATTTCAATTGTAGCTACTGATGATGATGGAACAATAGCCAATACAGTAATTGATATTGATGGTAACTCATTTGCTTCAACAACAGCAAATTGGACGCCTACAAAAGCTGGAGATTTCACAATTACTGCTACAGCTACTGATGATAAAGGAGCAACCTCTACAACATCAAGAAGTATTACTATCACTTCGAACGAACCTGTTCCTCCAACCGTTCAAATAACATCTCCTGCTAACAACGAAGTAATTCAACAAACATCACTACAATTAGTAAATATTACTACTTCAAGTGCTGACGCTGATGGTACAATAGAATCTATATTAATAGAAGTAGATGGAAAATCATTTACTACTAATTCAGCAAATTGGACTCCTTCTGCATTTGGGACTTTTGAAATTACAGTTACGGTAATGGATAACGATGGCCTAACATCTACAACAACATCTTCAGTAACAATAGAGGAAAAAGTGGATAGTGGTTGCTCATCTCCTGAATATGGACCCTACCCAAATGTATACAATACCAATGATGTTGTTGTGTTTAACGGTGATTTGTTCGAAGCTCAAGTAGATAATTTATACAATGTTATTCCTGGCGAAGCAGATCATTTCTGGAGAGCTTTAGGACCTTGCGTTGACACTAATACAGCTCCTTCAATTTCTACCGTAAACACTACTGTTATTGGACTTATACCACAAACATTAACAGCTACCATTATTGATGCTGAAGGTGACAATATTACAGCTACATTTTCTGTTGATGGAAATACCTTAACTGCTGAAGGTGTAAGTGATATTTATACAACATCATGGACACCTTCTACATATGGCACCTATACTGTTTCAATCCAAGCAGTTGATGATAAAGGAAAGTCTAACTCTTCAGATTATTTATTAACTATTGAAGAACCAACTGGTCCACAAAATCCAGTGATTACATCAATTACACCAGCTAATGGCACTACTATTAAACAAGCGAGTTTATCGGCAGTAGAAATTGTAGTAAATGCTTCTGATATTGATGGAACAATTGTCTCAACTTTAATAGAAGTAGGTGGAATGAGTTACTCATCAAATACAGCCAATTGGACACCATCTTCTTTTGGCAATTATACGATAACCACTACTGTTACAGATAATGAAGGGTTAACAACTACAGCAACATCATCTATATCAATAATAGAAAATTTAGCATTTACAGATAAAGTATTAGTAGGATATTGGCACAATTGGAATTTATCTAGTTGCCCCTACATTAGATTAAAAGATGTAGACGATAGATATAATGTAATTTGTATTGCATTTGCCGAGCCAAAAATTAGAGATGTTGATAATACTATGATTTTTGATCCTGTAGACATCTATAATTTCCAAAACGAGCCAACTGATAGATCAAGACAGGAATTTAAAGAGGATGTTGCTTTACTTCAAAGTCAAGGTAAGAAGGTTATTTTATCTCTTGGTGGAGCAAATGGAGTAGTACATTTAGATAATGATGAAGAGCAGCAAAAATTTGTCAATTCAATGATTTCTCTTTGCGACACATATGGTTTTGATGGAGTTGATATTGACTTAGAAGGTTCATCTCTTACATTAAATGCCGGTGATACAGATTTCACAAACCCAACTACACCAAGAATTTTGAACTTCATTCAAGGAATGCAAGAAATTAAAGCTCATTTTGGTCCGTCTTTTTTATTAACCTCTGCTCCTGAGACTGCGTATGTTCAAGGTGGACAAACTGCTTATGGTGGAGCATGGGGTGGATACCTTCCTATTCTACACACATTAAGAGAACAATTAGATTATGTACATGTTCAGCTTTACAATACTGGTAGTCTTGGAGCCTTAGATGGGAAAGCATATACGCAAGGAACAGCAGATTTTATTGTTGCAATGACAGAAATGTTATTACAAGGTTTTGAAACAAAAAGTACAGCAGGATTTTTCCCTGCCTTTAGAGAAGATCAAGTTGCTTTAGGTTTACCTGCTAATAAACCAGCTGCTCCTGCTGGTGGATACACAACACCAACTGAAGTCCAAAAAGCCTTAAATTACCTTGTTAATGGTGTACCATTTGGCGGAGCTTATACACTCATCAATAGTAATGGTTACCCAGATTTAAGAGGAATGATGACATGGTCTATCAACTGGGATAAAACAACTGCATATGAATACGCTGAGAGTTATGATACTTTCTTTAACGGATCAAATGCAAGATTGATAGACACTGACCTTGAGGAAGAATTGAAAGGTGAGATTGGGCAACTTTACCCTAATCCATTCGAAAATTCTTTCAATATCTCTATCAGTTTAAAAGTAGACGAAGATATTGATGCTTTTATATATAACACAAATGGAACCTTAATTGGTAAACATCACAGCACAGCTTTAATTAACGGAACACAAAAATTCACAGTTCCAACTCAACAACTAACTAGCGGTATTTATCTCATAAAAGTTCACACTAATAGCGAGCAAAAAGTTTTTAGAGTGATCAAAAAATAA
- a CDS encoding DUF819 family protein: MLQAFVMILAPLLLNWGAKRFSWIENIGTVILAYALGIFLGNSSLIIDTEVSKTIVEVAVPLSIGLLLLSSNIKQWIKSAEKTILSFFLCLFAITIGAIFAFLLFNDVLPSAPFLAGMSIGLYTGGTPNMSAIGLALEVKDEAFILMNTADMIIGGIWMLVLLTIAKKIFGYVLPTADTNTISNEDLKIKALEGPTPKSIISSIGVILIILGACIGTSLLLFGAMNEIFIILGVTTLSLVASLNTSIRSIKGSFLVGEYFVLLFCIGLGSMSNFESLLDSGTLYIGFVSIVMFTGIFIHLLLCKLFKVDVDTFLITSTACLYGPAFVGPIAKAINNKKAILSGMTAGTLGYAIANYWGIIIGKALSLWIIYL, encoded by the coding sequence ATGCTACAGGCATTTGTAATGATATTAGCACCTCTACTTCTAAATTGGGGTGCAAAAAGATTTTCGTGGATAGAAAATATAGGTACTGTAATTCTAGCCTATGCACTTGGTATTTTTTTAGGAAACAGTTCTCTAATTATAGATACAGAAGTTTCTAAAACTATTGTCGAAGTTGCCGTACCACTTTCAATCGGCTTACTTTTATTATCATCTAATATTAAACAATGGATTAAAAGTGCAGAAAAAACAATATTGTCTTTCTTTCTCTGTCTATTTGCCATAACAATTGGGGCAATATTCGCCTTCCTTTTATTTAATGATGTACTCCCTAGTGCTCCGTTTTTGGCAGGTATGTCCATAGGCTTATATACTGGAGGAACACCAAATATGTCTGCTATTGGGTTAGCATTAGAGGTAAAAGATGAGGCTTTCATTTTAATGAATACTGCAGATATGATAATTGGTGGTATTTGGATGCTAGTACTCCTAACCATAGCTAAAAAAATATTTGGATATGTATTACCAACAGCTGATACTAACACAATCAGTAACGAGGATTTAAAAATAAAAGCCTTAGAAGGACCTACACCAAAATCAATAATATCAAGCATTGGAGTAATACTAATAATATTAGGTGCTTGTATTGGAACTTCCCTTCTTTTATTTGGTGCAATGAATGAAATATTCATTATATTAGGTGTAACAACCTTAAGCTTAGTTGCTTCTTTAAATACTTCAATCAGATCTATTAAAGGAAGCTTTTTAGTGGGAGAATATTTTGTTCTCTTATTTTGTATTGGGTTAGGAAGTATGTCTAATTTTGAAAGTTTATTAGATTCTGGAACACTATATATTGGCTTTGTTTCTATTGTAATGTTTACTGGTATATTTATTCACCTTCTTCTTTGCAAACTATTTAAAGTTGATGTAGACACTTTTTTAATTACATCTACAGCTTGCCTTTACGGACCTGCATTTGTAGGACCTATTGCAAAAGCAATTAACAATAAGAAAGCAATACTATCAGGAATGACCGCCGGTACATTAGGATACGCAATTGCAAATTACTGGGGAATCATCATAGGAAAAGCCCTTTCACTTTGGATAATTTATTTATAA
- a CDS encoding NAD(P)H-dependent oxidoreductase has translation MALLDSLKWRYATKKFDASKKVDETTLNTILEAGNLSASSYGLQPWKLVVVETKELREELLAHSWGQKQVVDASHLIVIAREANLTADHVNTFADNVKAARNLPEEAIADYRGMMLNTVNSLPDEVKDIWNSKQAYIVLGSLLAACADLKVDSTPMEGFVPEKYDEVLGFDKLGLKSTVILPIGYRAEDDGYQHLAKYRKPLDEVVVKL, from the coding sequence ATGGCATTATTAGATTCACTCAAATGGAGATATGCAACAAAGAAATTTGATGCATCAAAAAAGGTTGACGAGACAACGTTAAACACAATTTTAGAAGCTGGTAATTTATCAGCATCATCTTATGGTTTACAGCCTTGGAAATTAGTTGTTGTAGAAACGAAAGAATTACGCGAAGAATTATTAGCTCACTCTTGGGGACAAAAACAAGTTGTAGACGCTTCACATTTAATCGTAATTGCTCGCGAAGCTAATTTAACAGCAGATCACGTAAATACTTTTGCAGACAATGTTAAAGCTGCAAGAAATTTACCAGAAGAAGCAATTGCAGATTACAGAGGAATGATGTTGAATACAGTTAACTCTCTTCCTGATGAGGTAAAAGATATATGGAATTCAAAACAAGCTTACATTGTATTAGGCTCTCTTTTAGCGGCATGTGCAGACTTAAAAGTTGATAGTACACCAATGGAAGGTTTTGTACCAGAAAAATATGATGAAGTTTTAGGTTTTGATAAACTTGGTTTAAAAAGTACAGTTATCTTGCCAATCGGTTACAGAGCGGAAGATGATGGCTACCAACATTTAGCAAAATACCGTAAACCATTAGACGAAGTAGTTGTGAAACTATAA
- a CDS encoding bifunctional alpha/beta hydrolase/OsmC family protein, with amino-acid sequence MSFSIINFKNNQGDVLVASLSLPADEKPHAYALFAHCFFSSLEETTVVNSIVRELNQKGIAVFSLDITGYSQQNPGYAASIEDILSASDYMAENLKSPQLLIGHSLAGSAAILLANRIASVDAIVTISAFAKVKSIEKVADVEGDYANVHLLVKEFKVKSSFINQISSPNYADIIHKIKLPILIFHSPFDAVVDIKNAEKIYKNAFHPKSFISLDNANHFLSTPKNGQYVGNMIGSWAERYVEMELEDPLETQYQTAVRIGTTKYVTEVKAGVHHQIADEPIKDGGKDLGPNPYQFLLAGLGACTAMTLRMYANHKKWNLDEVTVHLNHENEYLKDAENANKRTAKIDNLYRHIQVKGDLTEKQRERLLEIANKCPVHRTLENNPVIHTELLD; translated from the coding sequence ATGTCATTTTCAATTATAAATTTTAAGAACAACCAAGGCGATGTTTTAGTTGCCTCGTTGTCATTACCCGCAGATGAAAAACCTCACGCATACGCATTATTTGCACACTGCTTCTTCTCGTCATTAGAAGAAACAACAGTTGTAAATAGTATCGTTAGAGAGCTAAACCAAAAAGGAATAGCTGTTTTTAGTTTAGATATTACGGGTTACTCTCAGCAAAACCCAGGATATGCAGCAAGTATAGAAGATATTCTTTCTGCCTCTGATTATATGGCTGAAAACCTTAAATCTCCACAATTATTAATAGGACATTCTTTAGCAGGAAGTGCTGCAATTTTATTAGCAAATAGAATTGCTTCTGTAGATGCAATTGTAACTATAAGTGCTTTTGCTAAAGTAAAAAGTATTGAGAAAGTAGCAGATGTTGAAGGAGATTATGCCAATGTTCATCTTTTGGTAAAAGAGTTTAAAGTAAAATCTAGTTTTATCAATCAAATATCATCTCCTAATTATGCTGATATCATTCATAAAATTAAACTGCCAATTTTGATTTTTCACTCTCCATTTGATGCAGTTGTAGACATAAAAAATGCAGAGAAAATTTATAAAAATGCCTTTCACCCTAAGAGCTTTATTTCTTTAGATAATGCAAATCATTTTTTGTCAACACCTAAAAATGGTCAGTATGTAGGGAATATGATTGGCAGCTGGGCAGAAAGATATGTTGAAATGGAGTTAGAAGACCCATTGGAGACACAATACCAAACAGCTGTAAGGATTGGAACAACTAAATATGTTACAGAAGTAAAGGCTGGAGTACATCATCAGATTGCAGATGAGCCAATAAAAGATGGAGGGAAAGATTTAGGTCCTAACCCGTATCAGTTTTTATTGGCAGGACTTGGGGCTTGCACAGCCATGACATTGAGAATGTATGCAAACCATAAAAAATGGAATTTAGACGAAGTGACTGTCCATTTAAATCATGAAAATGAATATTTAAAGGATGCAGAAAATGCCAATAAGCGTACTGCTAAAATTGATAACTTATACCGTCATATTCAAGTCAAAGGAGATCTTACAGAAAAGCAACGAGAACGCTTGTTAGAAATAGCAAATAAATGTCCTGTACATAGAACATTAGAGAATAATCCAGTTATTCACACAGAGTTACTTGATTAA